A window of Pectobacterium carotovorum genomic DNA:
ATTGCCCAGCGTTCCCAGCACGTACACCATGACGCCAGCAACAGCCGCGCCCAGATAGGCCGTCCACGCCAGCGCGATCTGCGAGGAAAAGGTAAATAGCGAAGACAGCAGGACGATGGCGAACATGGCACCCGCATTAATGCCAAATATCCCCGGCGAGGCCAGCGGGTTGCGCGTCAGCGCCTGCATTAGCGCGCCGGCAACGGCAAGGCTGGCACCGACAACGATGGCAATCACCGTCCGCGACAGGCGGGTCGTCAGCACCAAAATGTGATCGATCTGCTGCGGATCGTAATGGAATAGCGCGTTGAACACGGCGCCAAATGAAATAGTGGTTTGCCCCAGCATCAGGCTGGCGACGATACTCAGCAGCAGCAATACAACACCCACTGCCGTCACGATGCACTGTCTCATCGCGTCTGACTCTCCTTGGTGATATCGGTTTTTTTGCCAGCAGGATCCATGTTACCGGCGAACTGACTTTCGATATCATCCAGCATATTATTCGCGCCCAAAATACCGCCAGACAGGCTCCAGGCCACGTTATCCACCGGATAAACCTGTTGCTGCTGAGGCGCATGCAGTCGCTGCCAGAGCGGATGAGCCTGCCAGTCGCGATAGTTCTGCGCTACCGCGGGCTTGTCTGACCGCAGCAAAACAAAGAACAAATCGGCATCCACCACTGGAATGCTCTCTTTGCTCGTGAGCTTTTGCATCACACCCGTCGTATAGCTTTCCGGCCGCGACCAGACAAAACCGATTTCCGACAGCACCGATCCGGCAAAGCTGGCGGGCAGATAGGTACGCAGGTGATCTTCACGGAATTCAAGAATAGACACGCTGAGCGGCCAGCGTTCGCCAAACCGGGCTTTCAGCCTGTCGCGCAGAGAATCCACGCGCCGATCCCAATGGGATAAAATCTCGTTCGCCTTATCTTCCCGATTCAGCGCTACCCCCATCATCTGCACCGTTTCTTTAAATTCAGACACCCTGTCCAACGCAATCGTCGGCGCGATCTGCGACAGCAGGCCGTAGATTTTCTCATGCCGAAACGTAGACGCCACGATGAGGTCAGGTTTGAGTAGCGCGATGGTTTCGAGGCTGGGCTGCGTTTCCAGCCCGACCAGTGTTATGCCCTGCAAGGCGGGGCGAAGGTAGCGATAAATCGGCTTTTCCGTCCACGATTCCACCACGCCAATCGGCTTGATTCCCAGCGCGACGGCAGAGTCCGTCGCGCCCTGAAACAGCGTCACGATACGCAGCGGTGTCCCTGTTACCGTAGTCACGCCCAGCGCGTGCCGAATCTGACGCGGCGACTCAGATGCCTGCGCCAACGTCACCAGCAGAAAAGACAACAACACGGCCAGCGCAAAACGCGGTCGTGTTGCTGAATTGAGGACGGAATTAAATCGGTTAAGCTTAGAAATCAATCGAATAACCCAGCGTCACCGTGCGTCCACGCCCAGAGAAATAGCGCGTATCGTTAACAAGCCCCGCCTGCGAATAGTAGGTGATGTACTGCTTATCCAGCAGGTTAGCCACCGCCATATTGAGACGACCATACGGCAGTTTGTAGCCCACCGCAGCATCCATCAGCAGGTAGCCGTCAAACGCTAACCCTGCATCGTCAAAGCTGCGGCCAAAGGCATAATTTGCCTGCACGAACGAACTCCATTGATCATTCCAGTTCGCCGACCAGCTGGTGATGAAACGATCCGGTGCGATATTCAAACCATTGAGTTTCTTATCCAGCTTGCCATCGCTGTTGCTGTCATACTTCCCTTCGCTGTGTGCGTAGGAAGCATTGACTTTGTGCCGCTCGTTAATTTGGTAACCGGCTGTCACTTCAATACCTTGAATACGCGTTTTCTCACGCTTAGAGACAAAGGTATCGCCTTGCTGCTCTACACGATCGCCCAGTTTGCTGTTGGACTGGTAATAGCTGGCTTCAAAATCAAAGCGATCCTTCTTAAAGCGGAATCCCGTTTCTACGTTGTCTGTGACAATCGGCTTCAGATTATTAAAATTACTAAGCTTCACGTTAGGCGCTTTCACGTCTCTCAGCACGCGCCCCACTTCCGGCATCCCAAAGCCTTCTGAATAGCTGGCAAATACGTCCAGTGAGTTCGTCACTGAGTAAACTGCACCAACGTTATACAATGTTTCATTGAACGTTAGTGACCCACCCTCAACGAATACGCCGTTATTCGCAGCCAGAGCCTGAAAACTGTCCACTTTAAGTTTAGCGCTCTCATGACGTACACCAGCATGTAGAACTAAATCATCCAGCAGTTGATATTCACCCTGAATAAACGGTGAATAGTTGGTGTACTCCATCTCTGGCACATAGGTACGCTTGGTCAGGTAAAGATCCTGCTTACCCTTATCGTACAGCGTATCGAAACCCACCGTGACTTTCAGCGTATCATCCAGCAGGTCATCTTTGGTCAGCGCCAGCTTGGTACCGTACTTATTGGAAATCGCGCGCGACTGATCGTAAAGCGTATCCATTGGCGCAATGGCCGTATCCTGAAAAGTATCCGACAGGGTTGCACCAAACAGCGCCTCATAGCGTTGATTAAACACCAGCGCAGACAGTTTCATCCCAGCCAGATCGTGGTGTTCGTAGGTTAATCCCGTCGTCCAGATACTGTTATTCGGTGCTTCACCCGGCGGTGTGCCGCGTACCGACGTTGTCGGAATGCCTTGTGCACGAATACCATCTACGCTGAGGTAGTTATTTTCGCCTTTGATGTGGTAACGGTTCACGCTCAGTTGAATGCGCTGATAGTCATCCAGCCAGTACCCAACTTTCGCTAACAGGTCGTAAGAGCGAGAGTCCATGGTATCGCCCTGCGTATTATCCACGCCGACAGGTCGGTTGTTGCCGTCCAGATACAATCCCTGATTCTCATAGCCAATCGCGAACAGGTAATCGAGATAATCTTCACGTCCGTCGACCCGATAAGTCGTTTTATAGCTGGCGGTCTCACCGCGAATTTTCTCCGTCGGGATCGTGGTTTGTACATTGACGTGCTGGTTAAATGAGCCGTTTTCCGGTCGACGAGTGATGATATTAATCACCCCGCCAATCGCGCCCATGCCGTTGGTCGCGTTGGCACCGTGGATGACTTCAATACGCTCGACCATCGAGTAGTCTATCGTGTGCATTTCACGCCCGGTCGGACGCAACGGGTTGGATTGCGGAATGCCGTCGATCATCACCAGCGCCGCACGACCGCGGAAGGTTTCACCGCTGCCGCTCATTTTCTGCCGGCTGGGGGAGAACGAAGGCAGCAGATTGCTCAGAATTTGCGACGAGTCGGAAGTGACCTGCATCTGTTGCTCAATTTGCTCTTTGGTAATCACGGTGACCACCTGCGGCGCTTTCTGCTGCTGGATATTCGAGCGTGAGGCGGTAATTACCATCTCATCGCCGCTCGCCTCATCCTTTTTGGTCGTGTCATCCTGTGCATACGCCGGAGCAATCAGCACGCATGGCATCAGTGCGAGTAAAGTACGCATCTGGTTCACTGTCCTTCCCCTTTGGTTATGTATCCAACCGTGAATAAAAGTCATTACCGGTGACGGGTGGCTTATCTAAAAAACAGGCACCGCGACACAGACAAAAAAATGCCAAAATGCTTCGTTTCACGCGAAACATCTTGGCGGGTTATGATCGGTTCAGGCATTGAACGCAGGGATTTTCACTCTGTACGCCGCGCCAGTGCTGCCAGATCACTATATCGGTGCAATAAAGATGTAATTGCTAATAACAATTATTATCATTCAACGGAATAAATTACAATTTTTTCGAATTCCTTCCATTTTTTTAACAAAATAAAGGCGTTACGCCAGATAACGTCGGTATTGCGCAAAAACCTCGACCGGATGTAACGCATTTTTGTGATCTCGATCACTCTAAATCGTCATAAACCCCTGTAACCCGTCATATGATTAATAACCTTCAGAAATAAGAGACGACCTGCCCTCTTAACGGCCTGCGGGATTGCTACCGCCGACAAGCACACCGCTGATAAACAAGGAACTATGCTTGATAAACAAGGAACTATGCGTGATGAACAAGAGAAAACTGGCGTTCGCCGCCCTCGTCCTTATCCTGCTCGGCGTGGGTTACGGCTTTTATCACCATCAGAAGCAGCAGGAAAAACCGCTCACGCTCTACGGCAATATCGATATCCGCACCGTCAATCTGGCCTTTCGCGTCGGCGGCAGAGTGGCAGAGTTGAACGTAGATGAAGGCGATGCCGTGCAGGCTGGCCAACCGCTGGCAACGCTCGATGCCGCGCCTTACCTGAATGCACAAAATCAGGCACAGGCGAACCTCGCCAGCGCGCAAGCACAGCTTCAGCTTGCGCAGGAAGGCTACCGGCAGGAAGAGATCGCGCAGGTGCGATCTCAGGTTGTCCAGAGTCAGGCGGCCTATGATTACGCCAACAGCTTCTACCAGCGTCAGCAAGGGCTGTGGGACAAACGCGCCATTTCCGCCAACATGCTGGACGATGCCAGAACGACGCGCAATCAAGCGCTTGCGACGCTACAGGCGGCGAAAGACAAGCTGAGCCAGTTCGAAAGCGGTAACCGACCGCAGGAAATTGCCGCTGCGCAGGCAGCGGTGGCACAGGCCGAAGCCGGACTGGCTCAGGCGGAACTGAATAAGCAGGATACCGAACTGCTTGCGCCCTCTCCCGGCGTGATCCTCACTCGCGCCGCCGAAAAAGGCAGTATGCTGGCATCGGGCAGCACAGTTTTCACCCTCTCCCTCACTCGCCCGGTTTGGGTTCGCGCCTACGTGAGCGAGAAAGATCTCGGCCGCGTCGTGCCCGGTAGTCAAATGCTGATTTACACCGATGGCCGCCCCAACCAGCCCTATCGCGGTAAAGTCGGTTTTGTCTCACCCAGCGCCGAATTCACGCCGAAAAGCGTCGAAACGGAAGATCTCCGCACCGATCTCGTTTACCGACTGCGCATTATCGTTACCGATCCCGATGATGGATTACGGCAAGGGATGCCAGTCACGCTGCGTTTTGAGGATGCGCACATAGGAGATACCAATCGCGCCAACGAGCCCGTTCGTCATGACTAATGCTTCTACGCAGATTACGTTGGACGGGCTGGAAAAACGCTTCGCCGGACAGGAAAAGCCCGCGCTCGCCAGCCTCACCGCCGAGATACGCAGCGGTGCGGTTACCGGATTAGTTGGCCCCGACGGCGCAGGGAAAACCACCCTGCTGCGCATGCTGGCAGGATTATTAACACCCAGCCACGGTACGCTGCGCGTGGCGAATCTGGATCCCATCAAAGAGGATCGTCAGCTCCATGCCATTTTGGGCTATATGCCGCAAAAATTCGGTCTGTATGAAGATCTGACGGTGATGGAAAACCTGACGCTGTATGCCGATTTGCGCGGTATCACCGGCGATGTGCGCAAAGAAACCTTTGACCGCTTGCTGTCATTTACCGATCTGACCCGCTTTACCAACAGACTGGCGGGCAAACTGTCTGGCGGTATGAAACAAAAGCTGGGGCTGGCCTGTACGCTACTGGGGCAGCCTAAGGTGCTTCTGCTGGATGAACCGGGCGTGGGCGTCGACCCGATCTCTCGTCGTGAACTGTGGCACATGGTGCACGAACTGGCCGACGACGGCATGTTGATCCTGTGGAGCACGTCTTACCTTGATGAGGCGGAGCAGTGTCGGGATGTATTGCTGCTGAACGAAGGCGAACTGCTGTATCGCGGTGCGCCGCGCGATCTGACTGCACGCATGACGGGACGCTGTATCTCGATAGATACCGGCGAGCGCCGACATCGGGATGTATTGCAGGAAGCGCTGCGCCTGCCACAGGTCAGCGACGGCGTGATTCAGGGGCAGTACGTCAGGTTGATGCTGAAACCCGACGCAGATCGGGCATCGTTGCTCTCCGCCTTGCATCTGGAAGCTGGCAGCCTGCACGATACCGAGCCGTGCTTTGAAGATGCGTTTATCGATCTGCTCGGCGGCGGCCCGGCCAGTGACTCATCGCTGGCGAGCATCATGCCGCAGATTGACGTCAGTCGTGGCGAAACGGTGATTGAAGCTCAGGCGCTAACGAAAAAATTTGGTGATTTCGCTGCAACCGATCACGTCAGTTTTCAGGTGAAGCGAGGAGAAATCTTCGGCCTGCTCGGTCCGAACGGCGCGGGAAAATCGACCACCTTCAAGATGATGTGCGGCCTGCTGGTGCCGACTGACGGCAAGGCGCTGGTGCTCGACATGGATCTGAAAACCAGCTCCGGTAAAGCCCGT
This region includes:
- a CDS encoding ABC transporter substrate-binding protein; this encodes MISKLNRFNSVLNSATRPRFALAVLLSFLLVTLAQASESPRQIRHALGVTTVTGTPLRIVTLFQGATDSAVALGIKPIGVVESWTEKPIYRYLRPALQGITLVGLETQPSLETIALLKPDLIVASTFRHEKIYGLLSQIAPTIALDRVSEFKETVQMMGVALNREDKANEILSHWDRRVDSLRDRLKARFGERWPLSVSILEFREDHLRTYLPASFAGSVLSEIGFVWSRPESYTTGVMQKLTSKESIPVVDADLFFVLLRSDKPAVAQNYRDWQAHPLWQRLHAPQQQQVYPVDNVAWSLSGGILGANNMLDDIESQFAGNMDPAGKKTDITKESQTR
- the hlyD gene encoding secretion protein HlyD produces the protein MNKRKLAFAALVLILLGVGYGFYHHQKQQEKPLTLYGNIDIRTVNLAFRVGGRVAELNVDEGDAVQAGQPLATLDAAPYLNAQNQAQANLASAQAQLQLAQEGYRQEEIAQVRSQVVQSQAAYDYANSFYQRQQGLWDKRAISANMLDDARTTRNQALATLQAAKDKLSQFESGNRPQEIAAAQAAVAQAEAGLAQAELNKQDTELLAPSPGVILTRAAEKGSMLASGSTVFTLSLTRPVWVRAYVSEKDLGRVVPGSQMLIYTDGRPNQPYRGKVGFVSPSAEFTPKSVETEDLRTDLVYRLRIIVTDPDDGLRQGMPVTLRFEDAHIGDTNRANEPVRHD
- a CDS encoding TonB-dependent receptor, which gives rise to MRTLLALMPCVLIAPAYAQDDTTKKDEASGDEMVITASRSNIQQQKAPQVVTVITKEQIEQQMQVTSDSSQILSNLLPSFSPSRQKMSGSGETFRGRAALVMIDGIPQSNPLRPTGREMHTIDYSMVERIEVIHGANATNGMGAIGGVINIITRRPENGSFNQHVNVQTTIPTEKIRGETASYKTTYRVDGREDYLDYLFAIGYENQGLYLDGNNRPVGVDNTQGDTMDSRSYDLLAKVGYWLDDYQRIQLSVNRYHIKGENNYLSVDGIRAQGIPTTSVRGTPPGEAPNNSIWTTGLTYEHHDLAGMKLSALVFNQRYEALFGATLSDTFQDTAIAPMDTLYDQSRAISNKYGTKLALTKDDLLDDTLKVTVGFDTLYDKGKQDLYLTKRTYVPEMEYTNYSPFIQGEYQLLDDLVLHAGVRHESAKLKVDSFQALAANNGVFVEGGSLTFNETLYNVGAVYSVTNSLDVFASYSEGFGMPEVGRVLRDVKAPNVKLSNFNNLKPIVTDNVETGFRFKKDRFDFEASYYQSNSKLGDRVEQQGDTFVSKREKTRIQGIEVTAGYQINERHKVNASYAHSEGKYDSNSDGKLDKKLNGLNIAPDRFITSWSANWNDQWSSFVQANYAFGRSFDDAGLAFDGYLLMDAAVGYKLPYGRLNMAVANLLDKQYITYYSQAGLVNDTRYFSGRGRTVTLGYSIDF
- a CDS encoding ABC transporter ATP-binding protein, coding for MTNASTQITLDGLEKRFAGQEKPALASLTAEIRSGAVTGLVGPDGAGKTTLLRMLAGLLTPSHGTLRVANLDPIKEDRQLHAILGYMPQKFGLYEDLTVMENLTLYADLRGITGDVRKETFDRLLSFTDLTRFTNRLAGKLSGGMKQKLGLACTLLGQPKVLLLDEPGVGVDPISRRELWHMVHELADDGMLILWSTSYLDEAEQCRDVLLLNEGELLYRGAPRDLTARMTGRCISIDTGERRHRDVLQEALRLPQVSDGVIQGQYVRLMLKPDADRASLLSALHLEAGSLHDTEPCFEDAFIDLLGGGPASDSSLASIMPQIDVSRGETVIEAQALTKKFGDFAATDHVSFQVKRGEIFGLLGPNGAGKSTTFKMMCGLLVPTDGKALVLDMDLKTSSGKARQHLGYMAQKFSLYGNLTVEQNLRFFSGVYGLKGKAQRDKMAGMTDAFNFQPIYRQTPDALPLGFKQRLALACALMHEPDILFLDEPTSGVDPLTRREFWIHINGMVNRGVTVMVTTHFMDEAEYCDRIGLVYRGKLIASGTPDELKQQAASVQTPSPTMEEAFIALIQAYDGEAEHG